Proteins from a single region of Sporosarcina sp. P33:
- a CDS encoding bifunctional precorrin-2 dehydrogenase/sirohydrochlorin ferrochelatase, with amino-acid sequence MFPIMLENMDQSTIVLVGGGHVAYHKVLNLHRFGIHPTVVSPVFHPSFTKLAQQGMVTLKHKKAEWEDVKDAFLTLLVTDSETVNDHLAKLLKDAGKLVVHASNPALGTAQIPAVTTRGKLIISVSTSGASPSLAKKIRTEIAETYDERYEDYLDFLSDVRQYVKRNVADRAERRSWLKEVIEPIYLHNAEERQTFLNDLQRIFPAEQLINS; translated from the coding sequence ATGTTCCCCATCATGCTTGAGAATATGGACCAGTCAACAATCGTGCTGGTCGGCGGCGGTCACGTCGCGTACCATAAAGTGCTTAATCTGCACCGCTTCGGCATTCATCCAACCGTCGTAAGCCCTGTATTTCACCCCTCATTTACTAAATTAGCGCAACAAGGGATGGTTACTTTAAAACATAAAAAAGCAGAATGGGAAGATGTAAAAGATGCTTTCCTCACGCTGCTTGTCACGGATAGTGAAACAGTAAATGATCATCTGGCAAAACTATTAAAAGATGCCGGAAAACTGGTAGTCCACGCGTCCAATCCAGCCCTTGGAACTGCCCAAATTCCCGCGGTCACGACACGCGGCAAACTGATCATCAGCGTCTCTACGAGTGGTGCAAGCCCTTCTCTGGCTAAAAAAATCCGCACAGAAATTGCTGAGACGTATGATGAACGCTACGAGGACTACCTGGACTTTTTGTCAGATGTACGGCAGTATGTAAAACGGAATGTGGCTGATCGGGCTGAGCGCAGAAGCTGGCTGAAAGAAGTAATTGAACCAATTTATCTCCATAACGCCGAAGAGCGCCAAACATTCTTGAATGATCTCCAACGAATTTTCCCTGCCGAACAGCTCATAAATTCGTAA
- a CDS encoding (2Fe-2S)-binding protein codes for MNIQNAASKSFIHLHVNGETKEAVVRNADTLLYTLREKLGLTGAKRSCENGDCGACTVLVNGEPTHSCLSLAVEAVDLPITTIEGLLHSPVQQAFVNKWAIQCGFCTPGFIVNCHALIHNHPDADEEAAEEWLQSNICRCTGYQEIKEAVNSLMESTNHFTNKKHPGLSST; via the coding sequence ATGAACATACAAAATGCAGCGTCTAAGTCTTTTATACATTTACATGTAAACGGGGAAACAAAGGAGGCGGTTGTTCGGAATGCGGATACACTTCTATATACGTTAAGGGAAAAGCTTGGATTAACTGGTGCCAAACGATCATGTGAAAATGGGGATTGCGGTGCGTGTACGGTGCTCGTGAACGGAGAACCAACCCATTCCTGTCTGTCATTGGCTGTCGAGGCAGTCGATTTGCCAATCACGACAATTGAAGGACTTTTACATTCGCCAGTTCAACAGGCATTTGTTAATAAGTGGGCGATTCAATGCGGATTTTGTACACCTGGTTTTATTGTGAATTGTCATGCATTAATACACAATCATCCAGATGCTGATGAGGAAGCTGCAGAAGAGTGGCTGCAATCAAATATTTGCAGGTGTACGGGATATCAGGAGATAAAAGAAGCAGTGAATTCATTGATGGAATCAACTAATCATTTCACAAATAAAAAACATCCGGGACTTTCATCAACATGA
- a CDS encoding xanthine dehydrogenase family protein subunit M, with the protein MISFDFQYFKPSSVADTVKTYNEVHKQGQQAVIISGGTEFITFARVNKIHADAVIDSKGIPECNVLEKRDDELVIGAAVSLNKITDSNLFPLLGATVKQIADHTSRNKITIGGNINSELIYKESVLPLLLTDAKVKITKGNSVEIVSLTSVFDRKMNLTSGELLLQVIIDASYTSLPYVSLKRTKFSKVGYPVVSAAAIVKDGRLRVAFSGVCDYPFRSDEMENVLNDSSLPVSKRIETAMAHLPSDIVDDLQGSGEYRAFVLKNVLLDVMEEMEMGE; encoded by the coding sequence ATGATTTCATTTGATTTCCAGTATTTTAAACCATCCTCCGTTGCAGATACGGTGAAGACATATAACGAAGTGCATAAGCAAGGTCAGCAGGCTGTAATAATTTCTGGCGGCACTGAATTCATAACCTTTGCGCGTGTGAATAAGATCCATGCGGATGCAGTAATTGACAGTAAAGGGATTCCGGAATGTAATGTGCTGGAGAAGCGGGACGATGAATTAGTGATTGGAGCAGCCGTTTCATTAAATAAAATTACAGATTCAAACTTGTTTCCGCTCCTCGGTGCCACTGTCAAACAAATTGCGGATCATACTTCACGAAACAAAATTACAATTGGCGGGAATATTAACAGCGAATTGATATACAAGGAAAGTGTTTTGCCACTTTTGCTTACGGATGCGAAAGTGAAAATAACGAAGGGAAATAGTGTGGAGATCGTTTCGCTGACATCTGTATTTGACAGGAAAATGAATCTTACTTCAGGGGAGTTACTTCTTCAAGTCATTATTGACGCATCGTATACTAGCTTGCCGTATGTGAGTCTTAAAAGAACAAAGTTTTCGAAGGTTGGCTATCCGGTCGTTTCAGCAGCTGCAATTGTTAAAGATGGCCGGCTGCGGGTTGCTTTTAGCGGTGTGTGTGACTACCCTTTCAGATCCGATGAAATGGAAAACGTATTAAATGATTCGTCACTCCCGGTGTCAAAAAGAATTGAAACGGCGATGGCGCATCTTCCATCCGATATCGTGGATGACCTTCAAGGTTCTGGAGAGTACAGGGCGTTTGTGCTGAAAAATGTGTTGCTGGATGTCATGGAAGAAATGGAGATGGGAGAATGA
- a CDS encoding xanthine dehydrogenase family protein molybdopterin-binding subunit, translating to MENKICMSVGKPEQRIDAVEKSTGKVRYVGDYSAPGLMHAKLVKSTQAHAKIISIDTAEAWKMPGVRAIVTGEMFPYHIGPILADRPPLAFEKVRYYGEPVAIVVADHEHQAKQATEKVKVAYDPLPIVNSVQQAFLKDAPLVHENAEQYTKIISDVYPKAATNIGSHIKIRKGDFDEAWAKSEETITKTYSFNLSDHAAMETRSTRVEINPAGKVIIHTCSQSPFTIKKVLNQFFNVDVGNILVHIPMVGGAFGGKGTVQLEPLAYLASKAVGGKLVKLEFDREEDMTTAPCRIGFDATVQLGVTKEGKLLAGKYTYLIDSGAYSDQAAGITRAAALDCTGPYNIPNVWCDSYCMYTNHPFATSFRGYGHPELTFAVERTMDQLAEKLNMDPLQFRMINGIKPGDTTPTQTVLTANNIGDLEKCMNRAKELIQWDEGRKVESGKDLVRTKGISAFWKTSTTATNAQAGAIIIFEADGSVNLNCAAIELGQGTKTILGQILAEKLKMDMNKIHVTMEVNTQYDPHQWRTVASSSTFLAGRAVVYAADHAIAQLKKTAAVVLQCAPDDLDVGGGRVYLKADPTLGVDIKDISLGYTYPSGHSIEGQIVGIGKHIQRHLTPMDQQTGFGKPGPWWSVGVQAVEIELNTKDLTYSIVKGVTVLDGGTIINPMTAAQQMRGGMYMGLSYATSEKFVFDDNGVVQNSDFRNYPMLRYGEQPAEYHIDFIETPAIDGPFGARGIGEYGVIGAPACLANSLSAAAGVQLNELPLTPESIWHTKKEGTK from the coding sequence ATGGAGAATAAAATATGCATGTCTGTTGGGAAGCCTGAGCAACGGATCGATGCGGTAGAAAAATCGACTGGAAAAGTCAGGTACGTAGGGGATTATTCGGCTCCTGGTCTTATGCACGCGAAACTTGTGAAAAGCACACAAGCTCACGCCAAGATTATTTCTATAGATACAGCGGAAGCATGGAAAATGCCCGGAGTGCGTGCGATTGTTACAGGTGAAATGTTTCCGTACCATATTGGACCGATTTTAGCAGATCGTCCGCCGCTGGCATTTGAGAAAGTCCGCTATTACGGCGAACCTGTAGCAATTGTCGTGGCAGACCATGAACATCAGGCAAAACAGGCGACCGAGAAAGTGAAAGTTGCATATGATCCTTTGCCTATTGTGAACTCTGTTCAACAAGCATTTCTAAAAGATGCCCCGCTTGTACATGAAAATGCCGAACAATACACAAAAATAATAAGTGACGTCTATCCGAAAGCAGCTACAAATATTGGAAGCCATATTAAAATCCGTAAAGGAGATTTTGACGAGGCGTGGGCGAAAAGTGAGGAAACGATAACAAAGACTTATTCGTTTAATCTTTCGGATCACGCTGCAATGGAGACAAGAAGCACACGGGTTGAAATTAATCCGGCGGGTAAAGTCATCATCCATACTTGCAGTCAGTCGCCATTTACCATCAAAAAAGTGCTGAATCAATTTTTCAATGTTGATGTAGGGAATATCCTCGTGCATATCCCGATGGTTGGGGGTGCATTTGGCGGGAAGGGCACAGTTCAGCTGGAACCGCTGGCCTATTTGGCATCAAAGGCAGTCGGCGGAAAGTTAGTAAAGTTGGAATTTGACCGGGAAGAAGATATGACAACGGCGCCTTGCCGTATTGGCTTTGATGCAACCGTACAGCTTGGCGTGACAAAAGAAGGAAAATTACTTGCAGGGAAATATACGTACCTAATCGATTCAGGGGCCTATTCAGATCAAGCCGCGGGAATCACGCGGGCGGCGGCGCTTGATTGTACAGGGCCGTATAACATACCAAATGTATGGTGTGATTCGTATTGCATGTATACGAATCATCCTTTTGCCACTTCATTCAGGGGATATGGACATCCGGAACTGACTTTTGCAGTAGAGCGGACAATGGATCAGCTGGCTGAGAAATTGAATATGGACCCGCTTCAGTTTCGTATGATAAATGGCATAAAACCAGGAGATACAACGCCGACACAAACGGTATTAACGGCAAATAATATAGGGGATTTGGAAAAATGTATGAACCGTGCGAAAGAGCTGATTCAATGGGATGAAGGCCGAAAAGTTGAAAGTGGTAAAGATTTAGTGCGCACGAAAGGAATCAGCGCCTTTTGGAAGACGTCTACAACAGCAACAAATGCACAGGCGGGCGCTATAATCATTTTTGAAGCAGACGGCAGTGTGAATTTAAATTGTGCTGCTATAGAGCTGGGACAGGGAACAAAAACGATTCTTGGCCAAATTCTTGCGGAAAAGCTAAAAATGGATATGAATAAAATTCATGTCACAATGGAAGTGAATACACAATATGATCCGCATCAATGGAGAACAGTCGCGAGCAGTTCAACTTTTCTGGCAGGACGCGCTGTTGTGTATGCCGCCGATCATGCAATTGCCCAGCTGAAAAAAACAGCTGCGGTTGTGCTTCAATGTGCTCCAGATGATTTAGATGTAGGCGGCGGGAGAGTTTACTTAAAGGCCGATCCAACGCTGGGTGTGGATATTAAGGATATTTCTTTAGGGTATACGTATCCGAGCGGACATTCCATTGAAGGTCAAATTGTAGGAATCGGAAAACATATACAGCGGCATTTAACACCGATGGATCAGCAAACAGGTTTTGGAAAGCCCGGGCCTTGGTGGTCGGTTGGTGTACAGGCTGTGGAAATTGAATTGAACACAAAAGATCTCACCTATTCTATTGTAAAAGGTGTCACGGTTCTCGACGGCGGAACCATCATTAACCCGATGACGGCGGCACAACAAATGCGCGGCGGCATGTATATGGGCTTAAGTTACGCGACGAGTGAAAAGTTTGTGTTTGATGACAACGGTGTTGTTCAAAATTCGGATTTCCGAAATTATCCGATGCTGCGTTACGGGGAGCAGCCAGCTGAATATCACATTGATTTTATCGAAACTCCTGCAATAGATGGTCCTTTCGGCGCCCGCGGTATCGGGGAATACGGTGTTATTGGAGCACCTGCATGTTTGGCAAATAGCCTTTCTGCTGCAGCAGGAGTGCAATTAAACGAATTGCCGCTCACACCCGAATCCATTTGGCACACTAAGAAGGAGGGGACAAAATGA
- a CDS encoding YIEGIA family protein — MSTYLLPVVVGVVFGVFARMLLLRTDFRQYPTYPTGRIIHLSFGFIAAFIGAVATPAVLESDWTAVTFLGLAATQFREVRKMERESLEKIDTFELVKRGAPFVEGMAQAFESRNYLVMFTALVTTLCAVFSFWVGIIGGIVMLIIVKFNMSGKFLQDVADVTEAPVRFEGPTLFVGDILIKNVGLEDTRKIITEQAVGAIVIPKNQNSIVTLSFLGQRQAMLHHVATILGSYLDSGEPALIPLTKRDMADGRIALFFLPREKEFHQIKAVLDKVPILDSAIRMPKEADKGNS; from the coding sequence GTGAGTACGTATTTACTTCCGGTCGTAGTCGGTGTGGTTTTTGGGGTGTTCGCGCGAATGCTTTTGCTGCGTACTGATTTTCGGCAATATCCCACCTACCCGACAGGAAGAATTATTCATCTTTCTTTTGGCTTTATCGCCGCATTCATCGGTGCTGTAGCGACCCCGGCCGTTCTGGAGTCTGACTGGACGGCAGTTACATTTCTGGGACTTGCAGCGACGCAGTTCCGGGAAGTGAGAAAAATGGAAAGAGAGTCGCTGGAGAAAATAGACACCTTTGAACTTGTCAAGCGGGGAGCCCCTTTCGTTGAAGGGATGGCCCAAGCATTTGAAAGCCGAAATTACTTAGTGATGTTCACGGCACTAGTGACTACGTTATGTGCCGTATTTTCATTCTGGGTTGGAATTATTGGCGGAATAGTCATGCTTATTATTGTGAAGTTCAATATGTCAGGTAAGTTTTTGCAGGATGTTGCAGATGTTACAGAAGCCCCCGTTCGTTTTGAAGGGCCGACACTTTTTGTTGGCGATATATTAATTAAAAACGTTGGGCTGGAGGATACGAGGAAAATTATTACCGAACAAGCGGTTGGCGCAATAGTCATTCCGAAAAATCAAAACAGCATTGTTACATTATCATTCCTGGGGCAGCGACAGGCGATGTTACATCACGTGGCGACTATTCTTGGGAGTTATCTCGACTCGGGCGAACCTGCTTTAATTCCGCTTACGAAACGGGACATGGCGGACGGACGAATCGCATTGTTTTTCTTGCCGCGGGAAAAGGAATTTCATCAAATTAAGGCGGTCTTGGATAAAGTTCCAATTCTGGACAGTGCCATTCGGATGCCTAAGGAAGCGGATAAAGGAAATTCATAA